The Pseudoalteromonas aliena SW19 genome includes a region encoding these proteins:
- the gtfA gene encoding sucrose phosphorylase, producing MMKNKVQLITYADRITGQNIGALTTLLNGPLKGVFGGVHLLPFYNPIDGSDAGFDPIDHSEVDSRIGTWEDIQVLGKDLDLMADLIVNHVSAQSFQFQDVLAKGKQSEFWDLFLTKDDVFPNGMSEAEQKAIYRPRPGSCFTPMKCGDGKTYDFWTTFTDNQIDINVKVEAGVAYLNNVLTKFSANNVNIIRLDAAGYAIKQAGTNCFMLDETFGYLDNLSKQANDLGMETIAEIHSHYQTQVEVAKRVNMVYDFALPPLILHSLFNNDVDALLKWLQISPRNCLTVLDTHDGIGIIDAGPMGDKPGLLNAHQIDNLVETMHANSNNQSRQATGAAASNVDLYQVNCTYYNALGAKDFDYLLSRAIQFFAPGVPQVYYGGLFACENDMELLANTNVGRDINRPYLDANIIDKALNKPVVKGLIELIKIRNSHPAFAGEFSAQGEGSMCCLSWQLDEQTISLTVDFKLRHALITQINGDEETTINLNSFLA from the coding sequence ATGATGAAGAATAAAGTTCAATTGATCACATATGCTGATCGAATCACTGGCCAAAATATAGGCGCGCTAACCACACTTTTAAACGGCCCTTTAAAAGGCGTATTTGGTGGTGTGCACTTATTGCCATTTTATAATCCTATTGATGGCAGCGATGCTGGCTTTGACCCTATTGATCATAGTGAAGTTGATTCTAGAATAGGCACTTGGGAAGACATACAAGTATTAGGTAAAGATCTCGACTTAATGGCAGACCTAATTGTTAACCATGTATCGGCGCAGTCTTTTCAGTTTCAAGATGTATTAGCTAAAGGTAAGCAATCAGAATTTTGGGATTTGTTTTTAACCAAAGATGATGTATTTCCAAATGGTATGAGTGAAGCTGAGCAAAAAGCAATTTACCGCCCACGTCCTGGTAGTTGCTTTACTCCAATGAAATGTGGTGATGGTAAAACGTATGACTTTTGGACCACTTTTACCGATAACCAAATTGACATAAACGTAAAAGTAGAAGCCGGTGTTGCGTATTTAAATAACGTACTTACTAAATTTTCGGCTAACAATGTAAATATTATTCGTTTAGATGCGGCGGGTTACGCCATTAAGCAAGCTGGCACTAACTGCTTTATGCTTGATGAAACGTTTGGCTACCTAGATAACTTATCTAAGCAAGCAAACGATTTAGGCATGGAAACCATTGCAGAAATTCATAGCCATTATCAAACTCAGGTAGAAGTGGCAAAACGCGTAAATATGGTTTACGACTTTGCGTTACCACCGCTTATTTTACACAGCTTATTTAACAACGATGTAGATGCACTGCTCAAATGGTTACAAATTTCGCCACGTAATTGCTTAACTGTACTTGATACACACGACGGTATTGGCATTATTGACGCAGGTCCAATGGGCGACAAACCAGGGCTATTAAATGCACATCAGATTGATAACCTAGTAGAAACTATGCACGCTAACAGCAACAACCAAAGCCGCCAAGCTACGGGCGCTGCGGCGAGTAATGTCGACTTATATCAAGTTAACTGTACGTACTACAACGCATTAGGCGCTAAAGACTTTGATTACTTACTGTCGCGTGCAATTCAATTTTTTGCACCAGGTGTACCACAAGTGTATTACGGCGGCCTATTTGCTTGCGAGAATGATATGGAGCTATTAGCTAATACAAATGTTGGCCGTGATATTAACCGCCCATATTTAGATGCAAATATAATCGACAAGGCCTTAAATAAGCCTGTAGTAAAAGGTTTAATTGAATTAATTAAAATTCGCAATTCACACCCCGCGTTTGCAGGTGAATTTAGCGCCCAAGGTGAAGGCAGTATGTGTTGTTTATCGTGGCAACTAGATGAGCAAACTATTTCACTCACTGTTGATTTTAAATTACGCCATGCACTTATTACGCAGATAAACGGTGATGAAGAAACAACGATTAACTTAAATTCATTTTTAGCTTAA